The segment TTGTTTTTGCGAGGCATCCAGGCGATGCGCACGCCGTCGGTCGGCTCGGGCTTGGCCGCAGGCGCGCGGAAGAGCGAGAGGTCGATGCCGGGCCGCAGCACCGGGGCGTCCCGTCCCGTTGTGGCGGCCACGAATTGCGCCACCGGGTCGGACACGGCCAGAAATTCCGCGGGCAGTTTGCGCCAGGTCACGCCCTCGGGCAGGGCGGAGAGCAGATAGGCCCAGTTCTGCACATACACCAGGCAGCGCGCCCCGGAGCTGAGGCCCGGCGCCAGCGCGTTGACCCAGCCTTCGGGCACGATCCAGAGGTCGTTGCTGGTCAGATCCAGCGACTCCCAGGGAACCACTGGCGCGTCCACCCAGGCCTCCGAGGGAGCCCAGCCCGGACCCTGGTCGGGCAGTTCGCGCGGGACAAGAAAGGCCTCGCGCCCTGCGGCGGCGAGGAAGGCGGCCATGCGCCGGATGACAGTGACGCCCCCTGCGGCTTGGCGCACTGGCGGAAGGAAGAAGTAGCTCCGCATGGGCACTGGCAAAGCACAATCGCCGGGCTTTGGCAAGCCGGGATCAGCCCGCCTGGGCGGCCAGTTCCGCCAGGGCCAGGGGGACGTATTCGGCCAGGGCCTCTTGCCAGGGCCGTGGGGAATAGCCCGCCAGCCGGACCGTATCCGAAAGGTCCAGCACGGAGCAGGGAGGGCGCTTGGCCTTGGTGGGGTAGCCGCTGGTGGGGATGGGCTTCACCACGCAGGGCCGTTCGGCAAGCGTCACGGCGGCGGAGGCCAGTTCGTGCCAACTGGCCCGGCCGGAGTTCGCCGCGTGCAGCACGCCCGCCGCCCCGGCCCGCACCAGCGCCACGCTGAGGGCGGCAAGGTCCGGGGTGTAGCTGGGCGAACCGAACTGGTCGTCCACCACGGATAACTCCCCACGCTGCGAGCCAAGCTCCAGCATCCGCTTGACGAAGTTGTTTTTTCCAGGCCCGAAGAGCCATGCCGTGCGCAGGATGAGCAGTCCTGCAATGTCCAGGGCGAGGAGGGCCTCTTCCCCGGCCAGCTTGGACGCTCCGTAAACCGAAAGCGGATTCGTGGCGTCGTTGGGCAGGTAGGGCGCGCCCTTTGCCCCGTCAAAAACGAAATCCGTGGAGAAGTGCAGCAGCCGGTGGCCGCGTTCCTCGGCCAGGACGCCAAGCAGGGCCGGGAAGGCTGCGTTCAGTCTGTACGCCTCTTCAGCCTGGTCCTCGGCCTGGTCCACTTGCGTGTAGGCCACGGCGTTCACCAGGCAGAGGCCGGAGCCGTCGTCGTCTTCCTGGCCGTCCTCGACGGTGTCGTAACGGTCCAGGAATTCGTCCAGGGCGTCGGCGTCGAAGTAGTCGACATCGCTGGCGGCCACGGGGATGGTCTCCACGCCAGCCGCCGTGAGGGCTGCGACCAGCGCACGTCCCAACAGGCCGTTTTTGCCGCCGAAGACAATGGCGATGCGCGGCAGGCTCATGTGCGCTCCTTGTACCAGCGGTCCATGAACGTGAGGTAGGCCCCGCTCTGCACTTCGTCCAGCCACACGGAGTTGGCCTGATACCAGGCGATGGTGCGCTCCATGCCCTGGGCGAAGCTGACCGAGGGGGCGAAGCCGAGTTCCTTGGCCGCAAGGTCGAAGTTCATGGCGTAGCGCTTGTCGTGTCCGGGCCTGTCCGCCACGAAGCGGATGAGGTTCTCGTCCTGCCCGGTGAGCCGCAAGATGGTGCGCACGACATCGATGTTCTTCATCTCAGATGCGCCGCCGAAGTTGTACACAGCCCCCGCGCGGCCCTTCAAAAGTGCAAGCTCAACGCCCCGGCAGTGGTCATCCACAAAGATCCAGTCGCGCACGTTCTGGCCGTCGCCGTACACGGGCAGGGACTCACCCTTGGTCGCCTTGGCGTACATGAGGGGGATGAGCTTTTCCGGAAACTGGAACGGCCCGTAGTTGTTGGAGCAGCGGGTGACCACAATGTCCTGTCCATAGGTCTCGTGGCAGGCGCGGGCGAGCAGGTCCGCCCCGGCCTTGGAGGCCGAATAGGGACTGTTGGGCGCAAGGGGGGTCGATTCGTGGAACTGGCC is part of the Humidesulfovibrio mexicanus genome and harbors:
- the rfbD gene encoding dTDP-4-dehydrorhamnose reductase — translated: MSLPRIAIVFGGKNGLLGRALVAALTAAGVETIPVAASDVDYFDADALDEFLDRYDTVEDGQEDDDGSGLCLVNAVAYTQVDQAEDQAEEAYRLNAAFPALLGVLAEERGHRLLHFSTDFVFDGAKGAPYLPNDATNPLSVYGASKLAGEEALLALDIAGLLILRTAWLFGPGKNNFVKRMLELGSQRGELSVVDDQFGSPSYTPDLAALSVALVRAGAAGVLHAANSGRASWHELASAAVTLAERPCVVKPIPTSGYPTKAKRPPCSVLDLSDTVRLAGYSPRPWQEALAEYVPLALAELAAQAG
- the rfbB gene encoding dTDP-glucose 4,6-dehydratase, coding for MRLLVTGGCGFIGANFLYAMRQRHPDWLLVNLDKLTYAGNPGSLRALENEAGDRYVFAHGDICDRKCVTAILNDHKINAVVNFAAESHVDRSIDDPSPFVVTNVLGAQNILDCARRAKVGRVVHVSTDEVYGSLGPTGQFHESTPLAPNSPYSASKAGADLLARACHETYGQDIVVTRCSNNYGPFQFPEKLIPLMYAKATKGESLPVYGDGQNVRDWIFVDDHCRGVELALLKGRAGAVYNFGGASEMKNIDVVRTILRLTGQDENLIRFVADRPGHDKRYAMNFDLAAKELGFAPSVSFAQGMERTIAWYQANSVWLDEVQSGAYLTFMDRWYKERT
- a CDS encoding glycosyltransferase family protein codes for the protein MRSYFFLPPVRQAAGGVTVIRRMAAFLAAAGREAFLVPRELPDQGPGWAPSEAWVDAPVVPWESLDLTSNDLWIVPEGWVNALAPGLSSGARCLVYVQNWAYLLSALPEGVTWRKLPAEFLAVSDPVAQFVAATTGRDAPVLRPGIDLSLFRAPAAKPEPTDGVRIAWMPRKNKALGRQIQETFHSLDEALAARCQWIEIAGLPATGVAQTLGSAHIFLATGFPEGCPLPPLEAMACGCLPVGYMGFGGADYMRQALPPHNDPAPFAPWWPLRHVPWSGNGLWSADADILGAALHLAHAARWFLSATTADAEHLSATLANCHATATAYSLESQRQNVLELWTRLETA